One Amblyomma americanum isolate KBUSLIRL-KWMA chromosome 8, ASM5285725v1, whole genome shotgun sequence DNA window includes the following coding sequences:
- the LOC144101101 gene encoding uncharacterized protein LOC144101101, protein MGRCCVPGCRGNYDTGPKMRVFAFPKDSSRRESWIRAIPRKDFTPSVHSKVCELHFQENDLIRKLSHFDAASGKTLTVEIERVHLVSDAVPSIFPNCPAYLSTNHTRRESPASKRARMEDEALGKAIKSSMETKKDEEQRIAIASFQDLKHKLSGIGNSDFWTISVNSRCVMFLRIEENPSPHVRFSVTVFADLSLSVSAGMIKLNSLPCGGAIPEAVRDTSTLSVLLEQLEKHMTETSEETTASKTTTVLQHIGSLLNELTEESDATKELSALIRLLHEQITLTLAGPIRRYSADTLVFSSILHSISPHAYNFARSASMLTLPHPSTLRRVCSKHGGDPMKEQNEAHFLSYIRERVKFMESHEKTVTLMIDEIHIKPYFDYKGGSIVGSSANSQEAATTAHVFMIQSLLSANKDVIHILPVAKMNSEILHDYCKRIILEMESLGLKVIAVITDNNSLNRKMMSLFSENREVSIVYPHPADKSRPLFYVVDTVHVLKCIRNNWINQKNQGTCLYFPEMSLSGVLPDGPPRMKAASFGAVRQLYALEKTSLLKLGYKLNSKAVYPTPMERQNVKLALDVINPFVSNALEMRGEALKIMNSSSTALFINIIATWWKIVNVKIPSKGRRLNDPLQYPISSISDQQIIFLNGIVDWLDAWRSVNMTSGCMTKETHSALRLTCYSLIELSRYCLEELKLKYVLLGKFQTDTLEDRFGRYRQLAGAQYHVSVRQLLESEKKIRLQKLLMLPEPDNNSESDEEMPPHNFSVLISEEEISSPKHDMEVVTYIAGYCAYAALKKLPCAFCRSTLILEDMNIEVESCKMIANLSRGGLKFPQPCTVHMVLVTTLVVEKLTTGENGNAFLASSNQHAIVSSIAISFLRDVALETCENGHTPETLVRHVVRAATNVALNNFCRMRNDQIQSAAQKKAADRKMKTLSKK, encoded by the exons ATGGGACGGTGTTGTGTCCCTGGATGTCGCGGAAACTATGACACTGGTCCCAAGATGCGTGTTTTCGCGTTTCCCAAGGATTCAAGTCGAAGAGAGTCGTGGATTAGAGCCAtcccacggaaggatttcacacccagCGTACATTCTAAG GTTTGTGAACTTCACTTTCAAGAGAATGACCTCATCAGGAAGCTATCACACTTCGATGCAGCATCAGGAAAGACTCTGACAGTTGAGATTGAGAGGGTTCATCTAGTGTCCGATGCAGTACCATCTATTTTTCCGAACTGCCCTGCTTACTTGAGCACGAACCACACTCGACGCGAATCTCCAGCCTCGAAAAGAGCTCGAATGGAAGACGAGGCCTTGGGCAAAGCCATCAAGAGCTCGATGGAGACAAAGAAAGACGAAGAGCAAAGAATTGCGATAGCATCATTTCAAGACCTCAAACACAAACTTTCTGGTATTGGCAACAGTGATTTCTGGACCATCAGTGTCAACAGTCGCTGTGTGATGTTTCTACGCATCGAGGAAAATCCTTCACCACATGTTAGATTTTCCGTCACCGTATTTGCTGACCTCTCACTTTCAGTGTCAGCAGGCATGATCAAGCTGAATTCCTTACCCTGTGGAGGGGCAATTCCAGAAGCCGTGCGTGACACTAGTACGTTGTCGGTACTGCTTGAGCAGCTAGAAAAGCACATGACTGAAACATCAGAAGAAACTACTGCATCTAAAACTACGACAGTGTTGCAGCATATCGGCTCCTTGCTGAATGAACTAACCGAAGAGAGTGACGCAACGAAAGAACTAAGTGCCTTGATTCGGTTGCTACATGAGCAAATCACTCTCACTCTCGCTGGACCCATTCGTCGCTACAGTGCTGATACTTTAGTTTTTTCCAGCATTCTGCACTCAATTTCTCCCCATGCTTATAACTTCGCGAGATCAGCGTCAATGTTGACATTGCCTCATCCTTCTACTTTGCGCCGCGTTTGCTCGAAACATGGAGGTGACCCAATGAAAGAACAAAACGAAGCCCACTTTCTGTCCTACATCCGCGAAAGAGTGAAGTTCATGGAGTCGCACGAAAAGACAGTGACTCTAATGATTGATGAAATCCACATCAAGCCATACTTTGATTATAAAGGAGGCAGCATAGTAGGATCGTCAGCGAATTCACAAGAAGCAGCCACAACTGCCCACGTTTTCATGATACAGTCGCTCCTGTCAGCTAACAAGGACGTTATTCATATTCTTCCAGTGGCGAAAATGAACTCTGAAATCCTGCATGATTATTGCAAGAGGATAATATTAGAAATGGAATCATTGGGCCTTAAGGTGATAGCTGTAATCACCGACAACAACTCACTAAATCGAAAGATGATGTCGCTTTTCTCTGAGAACCGAGAAGTAAGCATTGTGTATCCCCACCCAGCCGACAAAAGCCGCCCCCTTTTTTATGTCGTTGACACTGTGCACGTACTTAAATGCATCCGGAACAATTGGATAAATCAGAAGAACCAAGGAACATGTTTATACTTTCCTGAAATGAGTCTTTCTGGAGTACTGCCCGATGGGCCTCCCAGAATGAAAGCTGCATCATTTGGTGCCGTGCGGCAGCTATATGCATTGGAAAAGACATCGCTTCTAAAGCTCGGCTACAAGTTAAATTCCAAAGCCGTTTATCCAACTCCCATGGAGAGACAGAATGTAAAGTTGGCGTTAGACGTCATTAACCCATTTGTCTCAAACGCACTTGAAATGCGGGGCGAGGCTCTGAAAATTATGAATTCCAGCTCAACAGCTCTCTTCATTAACATCATAGCAACATGGTGGAAAATAGTGAACGTAAAGATACCTTCCAAAGGTCGCCGTCTGAATGACCCCCTTCAATATCCAATCAGTTCAATCTCTGATCAACAGATAATATTCTTGAATGGTATCGTAGACTGGCTGGACGCTTGGCGCAGTGTTAATATGACCAGTGGCTGCATGACAAAAGAAACCCACTCTGCTTTGAGACTGACGTGCTACTCGCTTATTGAGCTTTCGCGGTACTGCCTAGAGGAACTAAAATTGAAGTATGTTCTGCTAGGAAAGTTCCAAACGGACACCCTTGAAGACCGTTTCGGTCGCTACCGGCAGCTTGCTGGGGCGCAGTACCATGTTTCTGTGCGGCAGCTTTTGgagtccgaaaaaaaaattcgattacaAAAGCTGCTGATGCTTCCCGAGCCAGACAACAACAGCGAGAGCGACGAAGAAATGCCACCGCACAACTTTTCAGTGTTGATTTCCGAGGAAGAAATCTCAAGCCCAAAGCATGACATGGAAGTTGTTACCTACATAGCTGGCTACTGTGCCTATGCAGCCCTAAAGAAACTTCCCTGTGCATTTTGCCGCAGCACACTCATTCTGGAAGATATGAATATAGAAGTTGAATCTTGCAAAATGATTGCAAACCTCTCCAGAGGCGGGTTGAAGTTCCCACAGCCATGCACTGTGCACATGGTGCTGGTTACGACGCTTGTTGTTGAAAAGCTCACCACGGGCGAAAATGGAAACGCATTCCTTGCATCTAGCAACCAACATGCAATTGTTAGCTCCATTGCCATTTCATTTCTGCGAGATGTTGCCTTGGAAACCTGCGAGAATGGTCACACACCAGAGACACTCGTGCGGCATGTAGTGCGTGCCGCAACAAACGTTgctttgaacaacttttgcagaATGCGAAATGATCAAATTCAAAGTGCCGCGCAAAAAAAAGCTGCGGACAGAAaaatgaagacgttaagcaagAAATGA